In Mus musculus strain C57BL/6J chromosome 14, GRCm38.p6 C57BL/6J, the following are encoded in one genomic region:
- the Gzmc gene encoding granzyme C isoform X2, producing MREKIFGSLWIELKRALSTLPSSILSSLPGKMPPVLILLTLLLPLRAGAEEIIGGNEISPHSRPYMAYYEFLKVGGKKMFCGGFLVRDKFVLTAAHCKGSSMTVTLGAHNIKAKEETQQIIPVAKAIPHPDYNPDDRSNDIMLLKLVRNAKRTRAVRPLNLPRRNAHVKPGDECYVAGWGKVTPDGEFPKTLHEVKLTVQKDQVCESQFQSSYNRANEICVGDSKIKGASFEEDSGGPLVCKRAAAGIVSYGQTDGSAPQVFTRVLSFVSWIKKTMKHS from the exons ATGAGGGAGAAGATCTTTGGAAGTCTCTGGATAGAACTGAAGAG GGCTTTGTCTACTCTGCCCTCCTCCATCCTGAGCAGCCTTCCTGGGAAGATGCCACCAGTCCTGATTCTCCTGACCCTACTTCTGCCTCTCAGAGCTGGAGCAG AGGAGATAATCGGAGGCAATGAGATCAGTCCACATTCCCGTCCCTACATGGCATATTATGAGTTTCTGAAAGTTGGTGGGAAGAAGATGTTCTGCGGAGGCTTCCTGGTTCGAGACAAATTCGTGCTAACAGCTGCTCACTGCAAAGGAAG CTCAATGACAGTCACACTGGGGGCTCACAACATCAAGGCTAAGGAGGAGACACAGCAGATCATCCCTGTGGCAAAAGCCATTCCCCATCCAGACTATAATCCTGATGACCGTTCTAATGACATCATGCTATTAAAG CTGGTGAGAAATGCCAAGAGGACTAGAGCTGTGAGGCCCCTCAACCTGCCCAGGCGCAATGCTCATGTGAAGCCAGGGGATGAGTGCTATGTGGCTGGTTGGGGAAAGGTAACCCCGGACGGGGAATTCCCAAAAACACTGCACGAAGTTAAGCTGACAGTACAGAAGGATCAGGTGTGTGAGTCCCAGTTCCAAAGTTCTTACAACAGAGCTAATGAGATATGTGTGGGAGACTCAAAGATCAAGGGAGCTTCCTTTGAG GAGGATTCTGGAGGCCCGCTTGTGTGTAAAAGAGCAGCTGCAGGCATCGTCTCCTACGGGCAAACTGATGGATCAGCTCCACAAGTCTTCACAAGAGTTTTGAGTTTTGTATCGTGGATAAAGAAAACGATGAAACACAGCTAA
- the Gzmc gene encoding granzyme C preproprotein, whose protein sequence is MPPVLILLTLLLPLRAGAEEIIGGNEISPHSRPYMAYYEFLKVGGKKMFCGGFLVRDKFVLTAAHCKGSSMTVTLGAHNIKAKEETQQIIPVAKAIPHPDYNPDDRSNDIMLLKLVRNAKRTRAVRPLNLPRRNAHVKPGDECYVAGWGKVTPDGEFPKTLHEVKLTVQKDQVCESQFQSSYNRANEICVGDSKIKGASFEEDSGGPLVCKRAAAGIVSYGQTDGSAPQVFTRVLSFVSWIKKTMKHS, encoded by the exons ATGCCACCAGTCCTGATTCTCCTGACCCTACTTCTGCCTCTCAGAGCTGGAGCAG AGGAGATAATCGGAGGCAATGAGATCAGTCCACATTCCCGTCCCTACATGGCATATTATGAGTTTCTGAAAGTTGGTGGGAAGAAGATGTTCTGCGGAGGCTTCCTGGTTCGAGACAAATTCGTGCTAACAGCTGCTCACTGCAAAGGAAG CTCAATGACAGTCACACTGGGGGCTCACAACATCAAGGCTAAGGAGGAGACACAGCAGATCATCCCTGTGGCAAAAGCCATTCCCCATCCAGACTATAATCCTGATGACCGTTCTAATGACATCATGCTATTAAAG CTGGTGAGAAATGCCAAGAGGACTAGAGCTGTGAGGCCCCTCAACCTGCCCAGGCGCAATGCTCATGTGAAGCCAGGGGATGAGTGCTATGTGGCTGGTTGGGGAAAGGTAACCCCGGACGGGGAATTCCCAAAAACACTGCACGAAGTTAAGCTGACAGTACAGAAGGATCAGGTGTGTGAGTCCCAGTTCCAAAGTTCTTACAACAGAGCTAATGAGATATGTGTGGGAGACTCAAAGATCAAGGGAGCTTCCTTTGAG GAGGATTCTGGAGGCCCGCTTGTGTGTAAAAGAGCAGCTGCAGGCATCGTCTCCTACGGGCAAACTGATGGATCAGCTCCACAAGTCTTCACAAGAGTTTTGAGTTTTGTATCGTGGATAAAGAAAACGATGAAACACAGCTAA